One genomic window of Motacilla alba alba isolate MOTALB_02 chromosome 3, Motacilla_alba_V1.0_pri, whole genome shotgun sequence includes the following:
- the BACH2 gene encoding transcription regulator protein BACH2 isoform X1, with amino-acid sequence MSVDEKTDSPMYVYESTVHCTNILLCLNDQRKQDILCDVTLIVEGKEFRAHRAVLAACSEYFLQALVGQTENDLVVSLPEEVTVRGFGPLLQFAYTAKLLLSRENIQEVIHCAEFLRMHNLEDSCFSFLQTQLLNNEDGLFLCKKDTTCQRMHDEENSDGDEEETMESETSKISCPRERMHQEPFNFETTVAGADKGEGMLPDSDMLRDSKDSLDKDAVTRYPRYKKYQLACTKNVYNTSHISTSGFASTFNEESSGNGLKSGLAMGQIKSEPQNEENDEESITLCLSGDEPDIRDKEGDVEMDRKQPSLTCVDRPKSGSSPSCLRSFFNRTKSIDLVGFPSTSQQHFGRSPACPFEKGTTQGDHKTDYVPFTGNYGQSHAMQKDASNFTVGSPLRGPGFETLCKQEGELDRRSVIFSSNACDQVNTSVHSYSGVSSLDKDLTEPVPKGLWAGGSQSLPSSQTYSHSGLTADHLPGRMRPNTSCPVPIKVCPRSPPLETRTRTSSSCSSYSYAEDGSGGSPCSLRLCELSSSPCSQGPRFLAPEHQEPGVVGDGLYNPVRAQIKCEPSYGTNSSDESGSFSEADSESCPVQDRGHEVKLPFPVDQITDLPRNDFQMMIKMHKLTSEQLEFIHDVRRRSKNRIAAQRCRKRKLDCIQNLECEIRKLVCEKEKLLSERNQLKASMGELLDNFSCLSQEVCRDMQSPEQIQALHRYCPVLRPMDLQPVTTISPAPAGVEQSLVTSQCVGESMQCCSEQGSVQLGAPWLPNNISENCSAGAGLDGADAGTYPERELPPEQSSQTVTVDFCQEMTDKCTTDEQPRKDYT; translated from the exons GTCACTGTCAGGGGATTTGGTCCATTGTTACAGTTCGCCTACACTGCTAAGCTGTTactcagcagagaaaacatCCAGGAGGTCATCCACTGCGCTGAGTTCCTGCGCATGCACAACCTGGAGGACTCCTGCTTCAGCTTCCTTCAGACACAACTGCTGAACAACGAAGATGGCCTGTTCCTGTGCAAAAAAGATACCACCTGTCAGCGCATGCACGATGAGGAGAACTCCGATGGAGATGAGGAGGAGACGATGGAATCGGAGACGTCAAAAATATCTTGCCCAAGGGAGAGGATGCACCAAGAACCCTTCAATTTTGAAACCACTGTTGCTGGAGCAGACAAAGGCGAAGGGATGCTGCCTGACTCTGACATGCTGAGAGATAGCAAGGACAGTTTGGATAAAGATGCAGTAACACGGTACCCCAGATACAAGAAATACCAGCTTGCTTGTACCAAGAATGTCTACAACACATCACACATCAGTACCTCAGGTTTTGCAAGCACATTCAATGAAGAGAGCTctggaaatggcctcaaatcGGGACTTGCTATGGGGCAGATAAAAAGTGAGCCTCAGAATGAAGAGAACGATGAAGAAAGCATCACACTTTGCCTGTCTGGAGATGAACCTGACATCAGGGATAAAGAAGGGGATGTTGAAATGGACAGGAAACAGCCAAGCCTCACTTGTGTCGACAGGCCAAAAAGTGGGTCTTCTCCTTCTTGCTTGCGGTCTTTCTTcaacagaacaaaaagcatAGATTTGGTTGGCTTCCCCAGCACTTCCCAACAGCACTTTGGCAGGAGTCCAGCATGCCCTTTTGAAAAAGGGACAACTCAGGGTGACCATAAAACTGATTATGTCCCTTTCACAGGGAACTATGGACAGTCCCATGCCATGCAGAAGGATGCTTCCAACTTCACAGTGGGATCACCACTCAGGGGGCCCGGCTTTGAAACTCTCTGTAAGCAAGAAGGGGAACTGGACAGGAGGAGTGTTATATTCTCTTCAAATGCTTGTGACCAAGTAAACACTTCGGTGCATTCATATTCTGGTGTGAGCAGCTTGGACAAAGACCTCACAGAGCCTGTGCCAAAGGGTCTGTGGGCTGGCGGTAGCCAGtctctccccagctcccagacCTATTCGCACAGCGGGCTGACAGCTGATCACTTGCCGGGACGGATGCGGCCGAACACCAGCTGTCCGGTGCCAATTAAAGTTTGCCCTCGCTCTCCTCCTCTGGAAACCAGAACCAGGACCTCCAGCTCGTGCTCTTCCTACTCGTACGCAGAGGACGGCAGCGGcggctctccctgcagcctgcgTCTTTGCGagctctcctcttccccttgcTCCCAAGGCCCCCGATTCCTGGCGCCCGAGCACCAGGAGCCCGGCGTGGTGGGGGATGGATTGTACAACCCGGTCCGAGCCCAGATTAAATGTGAGCCATCCTATGGAACAAACTCCAGCGATGAGTCTGGGTCATTCTCAGAAGCAGACAGTGAATCATGTCCTGTGCAAGACAGAGGGCATGAG GTGAAACTTCCTTTTCCTGTTGATCAAATCACAGATCTTCCAAGGAATGATTTCCAGATGATGATAAAGATGCACAAGCTAACCTCAGAGCAGCTCGAGTTCATCCACGATGTCCGCCGGCGCAGCAAGAACCGGATTGCAGCTCAGCGCTGCCGCAAGAGGAAACTGGACTGTATTCAGAACCTCGAATGTGAAATCCGCAAGTTG gtgTGTGAGAAAGAGAAATTGCTCTCAGAAAGGAACCAGCTGAAAGCAAGCATGGGAGAATTGCTAGACAACTTCTCTTGTCTTTCCCAAGAAGTGTGTAGAGACATGCAGAGCCCGGAACAGATCCAAGCCCTCCACCGATACTGCCCTGTTCTCAGACCCATGGATCTCCAGCCAGTCACCACCATCAGCCCCGCCCCAGCTGGtgtggagcagagcctggtgacCTCCCAGTGCGTCGGGGAGAGCATGCAGTGCTGCTCGGAGCAAGGCTCAGTGcagctgggagcaccctggCTGCCCAACAACATCTCAGAAAATTGTTCGGCTGGCGCGGGATTGGATGGAGCCGACGCAGGTACTTACCCCGAGAGAGAGCttccaccagagcagagcagccagacgGTCACGGTAGACTTCTGTCAGGAAATGACTGATAAATGTACAACAGATGAACAACCCAGGAAAGATTACACCTAG
- the BACH2 gene encoding transcription regulator protein BACH2 isoform X2, whose translation MHNLEDSCFSFLQTQLLNNEDGLFLCKKDTTCQRMHDEENSDGDEEETMESETSKISCPRERMHQEPFNFETTVAGADKGEGMLPDSDMLRDSKDSLDKDAVTRYPRYKKYQLACTKNVYNTSHISTSGFASTFNEESSGNGLKSGLAMGQIKSEPQNEENDEESITLCLSGDEPDIRDKEGDVEMDRKQPSLTCVDRPKSGSSPSCLRSFFNRTKSIDLVGFPSTSQQHFGRSPACPFEKGTTQGDHKTDYVPFTGNYGQSHAMQKDASNFTVGSPLRGPGFETLCKQEGELDRRSVIFSSNACDQVNTSVHSYSGVSSLDKDLTEPVPKGLWAGGSQSLPSSQTYSHSGLTADHLPGRMRPNTSCPVPIKVCPRSPPLETRTRTSSSCSSYSYAEDGSGGSPCSLRLCELSSSPCSQGPRFLAPEHQEPGVVGDGLYNPVRAQIKCEPSYGTNSSDESGSFSEADSESCPVQDRGHEVKLPFPVDQITDLPRNDFQMMIKMHKLTSEQLEFIHDVRRRSKNRIAAQRCRKRKLDCIQNLECEIRKLVCEKEKLLSERNQLKASMGELLDNFSCLSQEVCRDMQSPEQIQALHRYCPVLRPMDLQPVTTISPAPAGVEQSLVTSQCVGESMQCCSEQGSVQLGAPWLPNNISENCSAGAGLDGADAGTYPERELPPEQSSQTVTVDFCQEMTDKCTTDEQPRKDYT comes from the exons ATGCACAACCTGGAGGACTCCTGCTTCAGCTTCCTTCAGACACAACTGCTGAACAACGAAGATGGCCTGTTCCTGTGCAAAAAAGATACCACCTGTCAGCGCATGCACGATGAGGAGAACTCCGATGGAGATGAGGAGGAGACGATGGAATCGGAGACGTCAAAAATATCTTGCCCAAGGGAGAGGATGCACCAAGAACCCTTCAATTTTGAAACCACTGTTGCTGGAGCAGACAAAGGCGAAGGGATGCTGCCTGACTCTGACATGCTGAGAGATAGCAAGGACAGTTTGGATAAAGATGCAGTAACACGGTACCCCAGATACAAGAAATACCAGCTTGCTTGTACCAAGAATGTCTACAACACATCACACATCAGTACCTCAGGTTTTGCAAGCACATTCAATGAAGAGAGCTctggaaatggcctcaaatcGGGACTTGCTATGGGGCAGATAAAAAGTGAGCCTCAGAATGAAGAGAACGATGAAGAAAGCATCACACTTTGCCTGTCTGGAGATGAACCTGACATCAGGGATAAAGAAGGGGATGTTGAAATGGACAGGAAACAGCCAAGCCTCACTTGTGTCGACAGGCCAAAAAGTGGGTCTTCTCCTTCTTGCTTGCGGTCTTTCTTcaacagaacaaaaagcatAGATTTGGTTGGCTTCCCCAGCACTTCCCAACAGCACTTTGGCAGGAGTCCAGCATGCCCTTTTGAAAAAGGGACAACTCAGGGTGACCATAAAACTGATTATGTCCCTTTCACAGGGAACTATGGACAGTCCCATGCCATGCAGAAGGATGCTTCCAACTTCACAGTGGGATCACCACTCAGGGGGCCCGGCTTTGAAACTCTCTGTAAGCAAGAAGGGGAACTGGACAGGAGGAGTGTTATATTCTCTTCAAATGCTTGTGACCAAGTAAACACTTCGGTGCATTCATATTCTGGTGTGAGCAGCTTGGACAAAGACCTCACAGAGCCTGTGCCAAAGGGTCTGTGGGCTGGCGGTAGCCAGtctctccccagctcccagacCTATTCGCACAGCGGGCTGACAGCTGATCACTTGCCGGGACGGATGCGGCCGAACACCAGCTGTCCGGTGCCAATTAAAGTTTGCCCTCGCTCTCCTCCTCTGGAAACCAGAACCAGGACCTCCAGCTCGTGCTCTTCCTACTCGTACGCAGAGGACGGCAGCGGcggctctccctgcagcctgcgTCTTTGCGagctctcctcttccccttgcTCCCAAGGCCCCCGATTCCTGGCGCCCGAGCACCAGGAGCCCGGCGTGGTGGGGGATGGATTGTACAACCCGGTCCGAGCCCAGATTAAATGTGAGCCATCCTATGGAACAAACTCCAGCGATGAGTCTGGGTCATTCTCAGAAGCAGACAGTGAATCATGTCCTGTGCAAGACAGAGGGCATGAG GTGAAACTTCCTTTTCCTGTTGATCAAATCACAGATCTTCCAAGGAATGATTTCCAGATGATGATAAAGATGCACAAGCTAACCTCAGAGCAGCTCGAGTTCATCCACGATGTCCGCCGGCGCAGCAAGAACCGGATTGCAGCTCAGCGCTGCCGCAAGAGGAAACTGGACTGTATTCAGAACCTCGAATGTGAAATCCGCAAGTTG gtgTGTGAGAAAGAGAAATTGCTCTCAGAAAGGAACCAGCTGAAAGCAAGCATGGGAGAATTGCTAGACAACTTCTCTTGTCTTTCCCAAGAAGTGTGTAGAGACATGCAGAGCCCGGAACAGATCCAAGCCCTCCACCGATACTGCCCTGTTCTCAGACCCATGGATCTCCAGCCAGTCACCACCATCAGCCCCGCCCCAGCTGGtgtggagcagagcctggtgacCTCCCAGTGCGTCGGGGAGAGCATGCAGTGCTGCTCGGAGCAAGGCTCAGTGcagctgggagcaccctggCTGCCCAACAACATCTCAGAAAATTGTTCGGCTGGCGCGGGATTGGATGGAGCCGACGCAGGTACTTACCCCGAGAGAGAGCttccaccagagcagagcagccagacgGTCACGGTAGACTTCTGTCAGGAAATGACTGATAAATGTACAACAGATGAACAACCCAGGAAAGATTACACCTAG